Part of the Cryptosporangium arvum DSM 44712 genome, GCCAGCTCGTAGTTGCCGGCCGGATCCAGGCGATCGGGGTTCAGTGACGCGGTCGGGCTCGGCCGCGGCGGCGCGGGCGGCTCGGGCGCCGGTGCCACCGGCTGCGCCACCCCCGGTGTCGACGGGGCCCCGGCCGCCACCGCGCTCGCCGCCGCGCTGGCCGCCCGCTCGGCCGCGGATTCGGCGCTCGCCGCCCGGCCGACCGCGATCAGGCCGGTGACCGTCGCGATGCCGCCGATCAGGATCGCGAGCACCGCGAGGCCGAGCGCGACCACCGGCAACCCGGCCGCCTCGAACGACCGGCTGACCCGGCGGTGCCGGACCCCGGCCTGCGAGTGCCGCCCTGGCCCCGGCTCGGGAACGCCGGTGAAGCCCAGAAACCCGGGCTCCTCGGGGACGGGCTCGGCGGAGTCGTCCGGGTCGTCGTCCGTAACCGTCCGCCCGTACACCGTCGCGGACCGGCCGTAGAGCGTCCCCGGACGCTCGTACGGCGCTCCGTAGGGCACGTCGTACCGGGTCCAGTCAGATTCGTCGCTGCTGGGTTCCCGGAACTCGGGCTCCTGAAGGCTACGCTCCACCGGCCCAGATCCAACCCGATTACCCCGGTTCATCCCAATCCGACACGCTAGACATTGCGGCGGTATTCGCCGCCCACCTCGAAGAAGGCCTCGGTGATCTGGCCCAGGCTGCACACCCGGGCGGCGTCCATCAGTACCGCGAAGACGTTGTCGCCGGCCATCGCCGCGTCCTTGAGACGACGCAGGGCCTCGCGCGCCTCGGGCCGGTGCGACTCCTGGAACGCGCGTACCCGCTCGACCTGCGAGCGCTTCTCGTCCTCGGTGGCCCGGGCGAGCTCGATCTCGCCGACCTCCTCGCTCCCCTCCGGCGGCAGGAACGTGTTGACGCCGACGATCGGCAGCGACCCGTCGTGTTTGCGCTGCTCGTAGAGCATCGACTCGTCCTGGATGCGGCCGCGCTGGTAGCCGGTCTCCATCGCCCCGAGCACACCGCCGCGCTCGGAGATGCGGTCGAACTCGGCCAGCACGGCTTCCTCGACCAGGTCGGTCAGCTCGTCGACGACGTAGGCGCCCTGCAGCGGGTTCTCGTTGACCGCCAGGCCCCACTCGCGGTTGATGATCAACTGGATCGCCAGGGCCCGGCGCACCGAGGCGACGGTCGGGGTGGTGATCGCCTCGTCGTAGGCGTTGGTGTGCAGGCTGTTGCAGTTGTCGTAGATCGCGGTGAGCGCCTGCAGCGTCGTCCGGATGTCGTTGAACTGCATCTCCTGGGCGTGCAGCGACCGGCCGGACGTCTGCACGTGGTACTTGAGCTTCTGGCTGCGCTCGTTCGCGCCGTAGCGTTCTTTCATCGCGATCGCCCAGATCCGCCTGGCGACGCGGCCGAGCACGGTGTACTCGGCGTCCATGCCGTTGGAGAAGAAGAACGAGAGGTTCGGCGCGAAGTCGTCGACGTCCATGCCGCGGGCCAGGTACGACTCCACGTAGGTGAAGCCGTTGGCCAGCGTGAACGCGAGCTGGCTGATCGGGTTCGCCCCGGCCTCGGCGATGTGGTAGCCGGAGATGCTCACCGAGTAGAAGTTGCGGACCTGGTTCTGGATGAACCACTCCTGGATGTCGGCCATCATCTTCAGGCTGAACTCGGTGGAGAACAGGCAGGTGTTCTGGCCCTGGTCCTCCTTGAGGATGTCGGCCTGCACGGTGCCGCGCACCTTCGTCAGCGCGTCGGCGGCGGTGCCGCCCCGCTCCAGCTCCTGGTCGATCACCGTGTTGAGGAAGAACGCGAGGATCGTCGGTGCCGGGCCGTTGATCGTCATGCTCACCGACGTGGTCGGCGCGGTGAGATCGAAGCCGTCGTAGAGCGCCTTCATGTCGTCGAGCGTGGCGATCGAGACCCCGGACGTGCCGATCTTGCCGTAGACGTCCGGCGGGGTGTCGGGGTCGCGCCCGTAGAGCGTCACCGAGTCGAACGCGGTGGAGAGCCGGGTAGCGGAGTCGCCGGAGCTCAGGTACTTGAAGCGGCGGTTCGTGCGGAACGCGTCGCCCTCGCCGGCGAACATGCGTGCCGGGTCCTCGCCCTCGCGTTTGAACGGGAAGACGCCGGCGGTGAACGGGAACCGGCCGGGGAGATTCTCGGCGCGCAGGAAACGGAGCCGCTCGCCCTCGTCGACGTGGCGCGGCAGCGCCACCCGCGGCACCTTGGTGCCCGAGAGCGTCTCCTTGCGGAGCACGGTACGCAGCTCGCGGTCGCGGACCCTGGTCACGAGCTCGTCGCCGGAGTAGTCGGCTTCCAGCTGCGGCCAGGAGGCCAGCAGCGCGTCCGCGTCGCGGTCGACGGCCACCCCGTCGATGAGCGTGCGCAGGGCGTCCGTGGGTGCACCGGCGGCCGTCAGTGCTTCGTGCGCGGCGACGAGATGAGCGCGCTGACGCACGGCGTCGACCTGGGTGGTCGTGGTGGCGTGGTAACCGCGGACGTTCCCGGCGATCTCGGCGAGATAGCGGGCCCTGGTCGGGGGCACCACGGTCGAGGCCGCCGTCGAGGTCTTGCCCTCCACGGCCGGGAGGACTCCCTCGGCGACCGGCAGGCCGGTGCCCGCGAGTTCGTCGCGCAGGTACTGGTAGAGCGCGGTGACGCCGTCGTCGTTGAAGGTCGCGGCGCTGGTCCCGAACACCGGCATGTCGGCCCAGGCGGCGCCGAACGCCTCCCGGTTGCGTACGAGCTGGCGGGCGACGTCACGGCGGGCGTCCTCCGCGCCGCGGCGCTCGAACTTGTTGATCGCGACCGCGTCGGCGTAGTCGAGCATGTCGATCTTCTCGAGCTGGGACGCCGCGCCGAACTCGGGCGTCATCACGTACAGCGAGGTGTCGACGAACGGGACGATCGCGGCGTCGCCCTGGCCGATGCCCGGGGTCTCGACGACCACCAGGTCGAAGCCCGCGGCCCGGCAGATCTCGATGGCCCGTTCGAGCCCGTCGGGGAGTTCGCGGCCGGCGCCGCGGGTGGCCAGCGAGCGGAAGAACACGACGTCGCCGTCGAGGCCGTTCATCCGGATGCGGTCGCCGAGCAGCGCGCCGCCGCCCCGGCGTCGGGTGGGGTCGACCGCGAGCACCGCGATCCGCAGCTTGTCCTGCTGGTCGAGCCGGAACCGGCGGACGAGCTCGTCGGTGAGCGACGACTTGCCCGACCCACCGGTGCCGGTGATGCCGAGTACCGGCACGGTGCGGGCCGCGGCCCTGGCCTCGATCTCGGCGGTGAGCTCGGCGGGCAACCGGTCGGCCTCGGCGAAGGTGATCGCCCGCGCGACGGCGCTGGTGGCGCCGGTGAACAGACCGTCCAGCGCGGTGTCCTGGTCGATCGTCGGCGTCGCCGCCGCCGCGCCGAGAATCTCCGCGACGCCCGTGACCGGTGCGCTCTCGCCGGTGGCGAGGGAGTAGTCGCAGGCCGCGATCATCGAGTTGATCATGGCCGCGAGACCCATCTTCTGGCCGTCGGCGGGCGAGAAGATGCGGGCGACGCCGCGGGAGTGCAGAAGCCGGATCTCCTCCGGCACGATCACTCCCCCGCCGCCGCCGAACACCTTGATGTGTCCGGCGCCGCGCTCGTTCAGCAGCTCGACCAGGTAGCTGAAGTACTCGACGTGCCCGCCCTGGTAGGCGCTGATCGCGACGCCCTGGACGTCCTCCTCGATCGCCGCGTCCACCACTTCGCGCACCGAGCGGTTGTGGCCGAGGTGGATCACCTCCGCACCCTGCGACTGCAGGATCCGCCGCATGATGTTGATCGCCGCGTCGTGCCCGTCGAACAGGCTGGACGCGGTGACGAAGCGGACCGGGTTCACCGGCACGTGGAGCGACGGAGGCATGAACGTGGTCCCGTCCCGAGTCGATTACTTTGACTTCCTACTATCTGACTACCAAGCAAAAATGTCCAGGTTCCGCCGGGCTCTATCCTGTGCGCCACGACACGCGGGGCCTGTTCGACGGCTCGCCGCTGCTGCCGTCCGCGGTGTGCGCCGAGCCCGACGGTCGTCCGCTCGTGGGCCGGGACGCGTTGCACGCCGGCGCGGTGCTCGTTCGGCGCGGTGCTCACCAGGGTCCGCGACGAGGCCGCCGCCACTCTGCGCGACACTCCGGACGAGACCGTGCCGACGTTCCCGGCCGCGGAGCAACAGCGGTCCGCTGTCGGTGAGCCCGGCCCCCGAGGACCACGTCCGCACCGGCGACGCGCTCGGCGTCGCCGGCCCGGACTACCCGCCGGACTTCACCCGGGTCGGTTGATCCGCGCCAGCAGGCGCGCGCGGGCCCCGGCCAGGCTGGGGCCGTACCAGGTCAGCGAGCGGCCGTCGACGCACGCGAACGGCGTGCCCGGGAACACCTCCGGGCCGTCGCCGGGCGTGAACTCGTACGGCTCGTCGGGCAGCAGAACGAGGTCGACCGGCGGCAACGCGGCCGGGTCGAACCTCGGATACCGCTCCGGGCTGTCCGCGAACACGTTGCGGTACCCCAGCCGCTCGACCAGGTCACCGGCGAACGTGTCCGACCCCAGCGCCATCCACGGCCGCCGCCAGATCGGCACCACCGCCGTGGACACGGCGGGGACCGCGACCCGCCACTCGTCGGCGGCGGCGTCCAGCCAGGCCGGGCGGGCCAGCCCGAGCGCGGTGAGCAGCCGCTCCAGCGACGAGAGGGCGGCGGGGACCGTGCGGATGTCGGTCACGTACACCGGGACGCCGGCCGCACGCAGTGCGTCCAGGTCGGGGGCGCGGTTCTCCTCCTGGTTGGCGAGCACGAGGTCGGGCGCGACCGCGACGATCGCCGCCACGTCGGGGTTCTTCGTGCCACCGAGACGAGGAACGTCCAGGTCGGCCGGGTGCGTGCACCAGTCGGTGACGCCCACGAGCAGCTCGCGTGCGCTCGCCGCGACCGTCTCGGTCAGCGACGGCACGATGCTCACCACCCGGCGCACCTCCCCGGGCAGCGTCACCGTGTGACCGAGGTCGTCCACCACCGTCGCCATGCCCCCGACGATAGGCCGATACGCTGCGGTCCATGGCTGCGCCGAGCTCGCTACCGTTCGACCCGGTCGAGGAAGCCGCCCGCAAGTGGAGCGCTCGCTGGGACGAGACCGACGCGATGGCCGTCGCCACCTCGATCATGCGGGTGCAGCAGCTGCTGCTGGGGCGCATCGAGGCCGCGCTGCGTCCGCTGCAGCTGACGTTCGCCCGGTACGAGGCGCTCGTGCTGCTGTGTTTCAGCCGCCAGGGCAGCCTGCCGATGAGCAAGATGGGCCAGCGGCTGATGGTCCACCCCACCAGCATCACGAACATCGTCGACCGGTTGCAGGCGCAGGAGTTCATCCGGCGCGAACCCCATCCCACCGATCGGCGCACGACGCTCGTCGTGATCACCGACGCCGGCCGCGAGGTCACCGAGCGGGCCACCCAGGCGCTCGTCGAGGTGCGGTTCGCGCTCGACTCGCTCGACCCGGAGAAGATGCGCGAGCTCTACGACCTGCTCCGGGACGTCCGGCTGCACGCCGGCGACTTCCCCGCCGACGACCCCCGGCGGAGCTGGCCCGACGCGTTCAGCGAGTGACCTCCGCCAGCAGCTGTTCCCCGGTCAGGGCCGGGGCCCCGTGCTCCTCGGCCGCGTGGACCAGCGCGACCACCGCCCGGTTGACCGGTGCGTCGACGCCCGCGCGTTCGGCCAGGCGCACCACCGCCCCGTTGAGGAACTCGACCTCGGTGCGCCGGCCCGCGTCCAGGTCCTCGGCCATCGACGAGCGGGCCTCCGGGTCGATCCGCAGCATCGCGCCGGCCAGACGGGTGAACAGCGCGTCCGGCACCCGCAGCAGCGTCGGCAGCGCCCCCGGCGGGACCTTCGTGACCCGCGCCGGCCGGATGCCCGCCGCGCGCAGCGCCGCGAGCGCCTCCTCGATCAGCGCCGCCAGCACCCGCCGGTAGGCCCGCTGCGAGAGCTCCGCCCGCAGCGGCACCCCGGCCAGCGCGTTCACCGCGTTGTTGAGGTTGAGCAGCATCTTGCCCCACTGCACCGGCGCGAAGTCCGCGCGCAGCGTCACCGGCAGGCCGGCGGCCGCGAAGGACGGCAGCCACGGATCGAGCGCGCTCGTGCGACCGGCCATCAACCCGCCCTCGGTGGCCCGGTGCAGTCGTCCGTCCTCCGGCGAGACGACGTTGAACGGCACCATGCCGGGCACGATCTCGTAGTCCGGGAGCCGGGTCTGCAGCACGTCGACGTTGCCGACGCCGTTCTGCAGGCTGAGCACCACCGGGCGCTGCGGGGCGTACGTGGCGATCAGGTCGGCGGCGGCCGGCGTGTCGGCGCTCTTCACCGCGAGCAGCACCAGCCCGGCGTCGGCCAGCGCGGTCGGGTCGAGGGAGTAGTCGAGCGCGCCGGCCGGGATCTCGATGCGTCCGCCGTCGAGATCGGTGAGCTCGAGCGGCGCCTCGGTGTAGCGGCGCATCCGCTCTCTGCCGATCAGCGCCACCTCGGCGCCGGAGGCGTGCAGCGCCCCGCCGACGTAGAGACCGATCAGACCCGCGCCCAGTACGACGATCCGGCTTCGCACTCCGTTGCTCCCTCGTTCGTGACCCGCATTGTCGGAACCTTCGTCAGGTACTGACAAGTCGGCTGCGCCGATCGTTGACCCGCTCGGCCGCGCCGCGCAGGGTATGCCCACCGGAACCACAGAGGGAGCGGGCATGGACGCGGACGTCATCGTCGTCGGAAGCGGGTTGGCCGGTCTGGTGGCCACGGCCGAGCTGGCCGACGCCGGGAAATCGGTGATCCTCCTGGACCAGGAGCCCGAGGCGTCCTTCGGCGGCCAGGCGTTCTGGTCGTTCGGCGGCCTGTTCCTGGTGAACTCCCCCGAGCAGCGCCGGATGGGCATCCGCGACTCCCACGACCTGGCCTGGCAGGACTGGCTCGGCACCGCGGGCTTCGACCGGGAGGACGAGGACACCTGGGCCCGCCGCTGGGCCGAGGCGTACGTCGACTTCGCGGCGGGCGAGAAACGCTCGTGGCTGCGTTCGACGGGCATCGGCCTGTTCCCGCTGGTGAACTGGGCCGAGCGGGGCGGCTACGACGCCACCGGGCACGGCAACTCGGTACCGCGGTTCCACATCACCTGGGGCACCGGGCCGGGCGTCATCGCGCCGTTCGTCCGCCGGGTGCGTGCCGCCGGGAACGTGGAGCTGCGCTTCCGGCACCGCGTCGACCTGCTGCTCACCGACAACGGCGCGGTCACCGGCGTCAGCGGCAGCATCCTCGCACCCGACGACGCCCGCCGCGGCGCTCCGAGCTCGCGGGAGGTGGTCGGGGACTTCGCGCTCCGGGCGCAGGCCGTGATCGTCACCTCCGGCGGCATCGGCGGCAACCACGACCTGGTGCGCGCCAACTGGCCCACCCGGCTCGGCGAACCGCCGAAGAGCCTGCTCACCGGTGTCCCCGCGCACGTCGACGGTCGGATGCTCGGCATCACCGAGTCGGCGGGCGGCCGGGTGGTCAACCGCGACCGGATGTGGCACTACACCGAGGGCATCACGAACTGGGATCCGGTGTGGCCGAGCCACGGCATCCGGATCCTGCCCGGCCCGTCGTCGCTCTGGTTCGACGCCACCGGGAAGCGCCTGCCGGTGCCGCTGTTCCCCGGGTTCGACACGCTCGGGACGCTCGAGCACATCACCAGGACCGGCCACGACCACACCTGGTTCGTGCTGACCCAGAAGGTCATCGAGAAGGAGTTCGCGCTCTCCGGCTCCGAGCAGAACCCCGACCTGACCGGGAAGGACGTGCGGCTGCTGCTGCAGCGCGTGCGTCCGGGTGCGCCCGGCCCGGTGGAGGCGTTCAAGAAGAACGGCGTCGACTTCGTGGTCGCCGACAACCTGCCGGAGCTGGTGGCCGGGATGAACAAGCTCACCGGGACCGCGCTGCTGGACGCGGCCGACATCGAGCGGCAGGTGATGGCCCGCGACCGGGAGATGGCCAACCCGTACACGAAGGACCTACAGATCACGGCGTTGCGCGGCGCCCGCGCCTACCGGGGCGACCGGCTCATCCGGGTGGCGTCGCCGCACCGGTTCCTGGATCCGTCGGCCGGTCCGCTCATCGCCGTCAAACTGCACATTCTGACGCGGAAGACGCTCGGTGGGCTCCAGACGGACCTGTCCGGCCGGGTGCTCGGGGCCGACGGTGCTCCGATCGACGGGCTGTACGCGGCCGGGGAGGTCGCCGGGTTCGGCGGGGGCGGCATGCACGGTTACCGGGCGCTGGAGGGCACGTTCCTGGGCGGCTGCCTGTTCTCCGGCCGGACCGCGGGCCGGGCCGCCGCGAGCGCTGTCGGCTGACCCCCGCCGGGGTGCGAGGATCAGAGGCGTGACAACAGTTGACGCGGAGGCCGTCGAAGCCGCCGCCGTGCGGTTGGGCGCGGTCGTCTCGCGTACTCCCCTGGAGCGCAACCTGCGCCTCTCCGCGCGGACCAGCGCCTCGGTCTGGCTCAAACGCGAAGACCTGCAGGTCGTCCGCTCGTACAAGGTGCGCGGCGCCTACAACCTGATCGCCCAGCTCGACGAGGACGCCCGCTCGCGCGGTGTGGTCTGCGCGAGCGCGGGCAACCACGGGCAGGGCCTCGCGTACGCGTGCGCCGCGCTCGGCGTCCGCGGGAAGGTCTTCGTGCCCCGGCCGACGCCGCGGCAGAAGCGGGACCGCATCGCCGCGCTCGGCGGCGCGGCCGTCGAGCTGATCGTCACCGGGGAGAGCTACGACGACGCGGCGGCCGCCGCCGCCGAGGACGCCGCACGCACCGGCGCGACGCTCGCGCCCGCGTTCGACGACCCCCGGACGATCGCCGGGCAGGGAACCGTCCTGAAAGAGGCGTTCGAGCAGCTCGACGAGGTGCCCGACCTCGTCGTGATCCCGGTCGGCGGCGGAGGGCTGCTGGCCGGGTCGCTGGCCTGGCTGCGTGAGCGGTACCCGTCGGTGCGTGTCGTCGGGGTCGAGCCGGCCGGGGCCGCCGGCATGGCCGCCGCGATCGCCGCGGGCGGACCGGTCACGCTCGACGACCTCGACGGGTTCGTCGACGGCGCGGCCGTGCGCCGGGTCGGGGAGCTGACCTATCCCCTGGTGAAAGGCACCGAGCTGATCGCCGTGCCGGAGGGCCAGGTGTGCGTCGAGATGCTGGAGCTCTACCAGTCCGACGGCATCATCGCCGAGCCCGCGGGCGCGCTGGCGCCGAGCGTGCTGGGCCGTGTGCTCGACGTCGAGCCCGACTCGACCGTGCTCTGTGTCCTGTCCGGCGGCAACAACGACGTGAGCCGGTACGCCGAGGTCGTCGAGCGGGCGCTGGTGCACGAAGGGCGCAAGCACTACTTCCTGGTCGAGTTCCCGCAGGAACCGGGCGCGCTGCGTCGCTTCCTCGACGAGGTGCTCGGGCCCGACGACGACATCACGCTGTTCGAGTACGTGAAGCGCAACAACCGGGAGACCGGGCCCGCGCTGGTGGGCATCGAGCTCGGGCGCGCGGAGGACCTGGAGCCGCTGCTCAAGCGGATGAACGAGGCACCGTCGCGGATCGAGCGGGTGGAGACCGACAGCCCGCTCTTCAGGTTCCTGGTCTGAGCAGCGCCAGCTGCTCGCGCTGGGTCGCCAGGTCTGGCGCGGCGACGCGGAGCACGAGGTGCTCGACGCCGGCGTACTCGGCCAGCCGCTCCCGGACCTGCTCGGCCGACCCGGCGACGAGCAGCGCGTACTCGCGCTCCGACCGGTACATGGACAGCACGACAATTCCCTCGAAGGTATCGACGGCACTGATAGACACCGGGACATGGACTTCCCGACGGCGCTGCGCACCCGGCGGCGCGGCCGCAACGTCAGCCAGCTCCAGCTGGCGATCCGCGCCGGAACCACCCAGCGGCACCTGAGCTTCCTGGAGAGCGGCCGCTCCGCGCCCGGGCGCACGCTCGTCGTCCGCCTGGCCGAGTCGCTCGACCTGCCGCTGCGCGAACGCAACGAGCTGCTGGCCTCGGCCGGCTACGCGCCCGTCTACCCGGAGACACCGCTCGCGGACCTGCCCGGCGTGCGCACGGCGCTGCGTCACGTCCTGGCCGGGCACGAACCGTACCCCGCCGTCGTCGTCGACCGTCACGGCACTCTCGTCGACGCCAATCGAGCGCTGAGCCTGCTCACCGACGGCGTCGCGCCGGCCCTCCTGACTCCCCCGGTGAACGTGTACCGGCTGGCCCTGCACCCGCACGGCCTGGCCCCACGGATCCGGAACTTCGGGCAGTGGGCGCACCACGTGGTCGACCGGGCCCGGCAGGAGCTCGCCGCCCATCCGTCCACGCGGCTCGCCGAGCTGGTCGAGGAGCTCGCGGGCTACGCACCGGCACGCACGATCACCGCGGACCACGTCGGCTTCGCGGTGCCGCTGCAGCTCGACGACCTGCGCCTGACCACCACCGTGACGACGTTCGCCACCGCGCTGGACGTCACCGTGGCCGAGCTGAAACTCGAGGCGTTCCTGCCTGCCGACGAAGAAACCGCCACTCGGCTTAGGGTGTCCCGGTGAAACCGTTCCTGTTGCTCGGGACCCGCGCCGACGACGCCGCGGCCGACGAAGAGTACGACGCGTTCCTCCGCTTCTCCGGGCTGGCCGAGCGGGATCTGCGCCGGCACCGGCTCGAACAGGCACCGCTGGGCGACGTCGACCTCGGCGACTGGTCGGGCATCCTGCTCGGCGGCGGGCCGTTCAACGTGTCCGACCCGCAGGCGTCCAAGACCCTGGTCCAGCAGCGGGTGGAGGCCGAGCTCGGGGCGCTGATCGGGCGCGTCGTCGACGCCGACTTCCCGTTCCTCGGCGCGTGCTACGGCATCGGGACGCTCGGTGGCCAGCAGGGCGCGCTCGTCGACCGCACGTACAGCGAGCCGGTCGGCGCGGTCGAGATCACGGTCGTCGCACCGGACCCGCTGTTCGACGACGTCCCACCGACGTTCCAGGCCTTCGTCGGCCACAAGGAAGCGATACGCGTGCTGCCACCGCACGCGGTGCTGCTGGCCAGTTCGCCGACCTGCCCGGTGCAGGCGTTCCGGATCGGCCGGCACGTCTACGCGACGCAGTTCCACCCGGAGCTCGACGCCGACGGGCTCTGCACCCGCGTCGACGTCTACAAGTACGCCGGGTACTTCGCGCCGGAGGAAGCCGACGAGATCAAGGCGCTGGCCTACGCGAGCGACGTGCGGTACCCGCCGGAGGTGCTCCGGGCGTTCATCCGAGTAGCGCGGCGTAGTGAACGGTCGTCGGCCGCACACGGATGACCAGGCGGCGCTCGTCGTCGGACTCGTTCGGCGGGTCGACGTCGAGATACTTGTGGGAGAGCCGGGCCGGTAGCTCCTTGCCGGGGTCGGGTTCGAGCGTGGCGGTGCCGCGCACCTCGGCCGACGTGTAGGGGTTGGCCTCGTCGTGGACGGTGACGCTCACCCGGGGGTCGCGGACGATGTTGCGTGCCTTCGCGCGGTGGTCGAGCACGGAGAACAGCAGGTCGTCGCCGTCACGCAATACCCAGAGCACGCTCGACTGGGGTGATCCGTCGGGGTTGACGGTGGCGATCGTGGCGAAGTTGCGGGCGTCGAAGAGGGCGTTCACGTCGGGGTGCACGGAGCTATCGTGGCAGACATTGGTTTGTAGTGGAAGGTTTTGTTGCAGAGGATATGGGCTTGTTATTTTTTTGCGGGCGGGAGCCACCGGGGGACACGAAGCGCCAGCGCGAGGATCGGGACGACGGCCAGCGCGGTCAGGACCGGCAGCGACGCGGTGCCCGAGGCGGCGCCGAACGCCGCGTAGACCACGAGCGCGACGACCTCCTCCCCCACGTTGGCGACCGACGTCACGGTGGCGCGCGGGCCGGTCAGCGTGTCCTGCAGCCGGGCTCCGGCCACCACGATGCCGAAGCCCAGCAGCCCGAACCCGACGCCGAGCGCGACGAAGCCGAGCGGGTGCCGGATCAGGGCGCCGGCGGCGAGGAGCGCGGTCCCCAGCGCCACGACGACCGCGAGGCGGCGCGGTGCGATGTCGCCGAGACGCCCGCCGAGCTCAGCGCCGAGCGTGTAGCCGGCGGTGGGGACGAGGAGCAGGAGCGGCAGGACGGCCGGGGACGCGAGGTCGACGGCGAGCAGGCCGAAGTACTCCTCGACGGCGGTGACGCCGCTGAGGAACACCACGACGAGCACCACGCGCCCGACCCGGCGGTTCGTGACCGCCTCCCGGATCCCGGCGCGGAGCGTGTCGAGGTAACCGGGTTCGGGATCCGTGCCGGGGCCGGGGGTGGCGGGCGAAGCGGGTGGAGCGCCTTTCGGAAGGCGGGACGCCAACGCGGTCGCGAACAGGCAGACGGCGACGGAGGCCCAACCGACGAGCGGGTAGCCGCCGAGCGCCATCAGCGGAGCGGCGAGCGCGGTACCGGCGACCGAGCCGGCCGCCGACAGCGCTTCGGCGCGACCGAGGAAGCGGGCATAACGATCCGCGGTGCCGTAGCGGGTGAGCTCGTCGTAGACGAGCGCCTCCCAGGTGCCCGACGAGGCCGCGCCACCGGCGCCCCACAGCACGAAGCCGAGCGCGAAACCGGGGAACGTCGGCCAGAGGATCCAGGACGCGAACCCCCCGGCACGCATCAGCATCCCGGCGACGAGCAGATGGCGCCGCGGAATCCGGTCGGCCAGCGCGCCGGACGGCACCTCGAGCACGAACCCGGCGAACGACCAGACGCCGAACAGCACGCTGATCTGGCCCGCCGACATTCCGGCGTCCGCGAACAGCAACGCGTAGACCGGGTAGAGCGGGATCAGTTCGTACGTGAAGACCAACGCCTGGACGCGTCGGATCAACCGGTGCGTGGGGCCCTGGTCACCGCGGCTGAATCAATGTCGTCGCATAGGCTGATCGTCGCACGCCGGGCCAGCGAATATCAGTGCGTCCCGGCGAGCCGCCGCAGCATCGGGGGCGTGTCGGCCGACGGGAGCACGGCCTCGATGAACACCATCTTGTCGGGGGCGGCGCCGGCGCTGGCCAGGGCCGCGCGGAGCTCGCTGCGGCTGGTGACCCGGTAGGTGTGCGCGTGCGGGGCCATCGACCGCACCAGCCCGCTCCAGTTCCACGGCGCGACGTCGTGATAGGACGCGGTGGGGCTCTGACGCACCCGCTCGATCGTGTAGCCGGCGTTGTTCACGACCAGCACGACCGGCGCCAGGCCGTTCGCCGCCATCGCGCCGATCTCCTGG contains:
- the icmF gene encoding fused isobutyryl-CoA mutase/GTPase IcmF: MPPSLHVPVNPVRFVTASSLFDGHDAAINIMRRILQSQGAEVIHLGHNRSVREVVDAAIEEDVQGVAISAYQGGHVEYFSYLVELLNERGAGHIKVFGGGGGVIVPEEIRLLHSRGVARIFSPADGQKMGLAAMINSMIAACDYSLATGESAPVTGVAEILGAAAATPTIDQDTALDGLFTGATSAVARAITFAEADRLPAELTAEIEARAAARTVPVLGITGTGGSGKSSLTDELVRRFRLDQQDKLRIAVLAVDPTRRRGGGALLGDRIRMNGLDGDVVFFRSLATRGAGRELPDGLERAIEICRAAGFDLVVVETPGIGQGDAAIVPFVDTSLYVMTPEFGAASQLEKIDMLDYADAVAINKFERRGAEDARRDVARQLVRNREAFGAAWADMPVFGTSAATFNDDGVTALYQYLRDELAGTGLPVAEGVLPAVEGKTSTAASTVVPPTRARYLAEIAGNVRGYHATTTTQVDAVRQRAHLVAAHEALTAAGAPTDALRTLIDGVAVDRDADALLASWPQLEADYSGDELVTRVRDRELRTVLRKETLSGTKVPRVALPRHVDEGERLRFLRAENLPGRFPFTAGVFPFKREGEDPARMFAGEGDAFRTNRRFKYLSSGDSATRLSTAFDSVTLYGRDPDTPPDVYGKIGTSGVSIATLDDMKALYDGFDLTAPTTSVSMTINGPAPTILAFFLNTVIDQELERGGTAADALTKVRGTVQADILKEDQGQNTCLFSTEFSLKMMADIQEWFIQNQVRNFYSVSISGYHIAEAGANPISQLAFTLANGFTYVESYLARGMDVDDFAPNLSFFFSNGMDAEYTVLGRVARRIWAIAMKERYGANERSQKLKYHVQTSGRSLHAQEMQFNDIRTTLQALTAIYDNCNSLHTNAYDEAITTPTVASVRRALAIQLIINREWGLAVNENPLQGAYVVDELTDLVEEAVLAEFDRISERGGVLGAMETGYQRGRIQDESMLYEQRKHDGSLPIVGVNTFLPPEGSEEVGEIELARATEDEKRSQVERVRAFQESHRPEAREALRRLKDAAMAGDNVFAVLMDAARVCSLGQITEAFFEVGGEYRRNV
- a CDS encoding helical backbone metal receptor, with product MATVVDDLGHTVTLPGEVRRVVSIVPSLTETVAASARELLVGVTDWCTHPADLDVPRLGGTKNPDVAAIVAVAPDLVLANQEENRAPDLDALRAAGVPVYVTDIRTVPAALSSLERLLTALGLARPAWLDAAADEWRVAVPAVSTAVVPIWRRPWMALGSDTFAGDLVERLGYRNVFADSPERYPRFDPAALPPVDLVLLPDEPYEFTPGDGPEVFPGTPFACVDGRSLTWYGPSLAGARARLLARINRPG
- a CDS encoding MarR family winged helix-turn-helix transcriptional regulator, with protein sequence MAAPSSLPFDPVEEAARKWSARWDETDAMAVATSIMRVQQLLLGRIEAALRPLQLTFARYEALVLLCFSRQGSLPMSKMGQRLMVHPTSITNIVDRLQAQEFIRREPHPTDRRTTLVVITDAGREVTERATQALVEVRFALDSLDPEKMRELYDLLRDVRLHAGDFPADDPRRSWPDAFSE
- a CDS encoding 2-dehydropantoate 2-reductase, with the protein product MRSRIVVLGAGLIGLYVGGALHASGAEVALIGRERMRRYTEAPLELTDLDGGRIEIPAGALDYSLDPTALADAGLVLLAVKSADTPAAADLIATYAPQRPVVLSLQNGVGNVDVLQTRLPDYEIVPGMVPFNVVSPEDGRLHRATEGGLMAGRTSALDPWLPSFAAAGLPVTLRADFAPVQWGKMLLNLNNAVNALAGVPLRAELSQRAYRRVLAALIEEALAALRAAGIRPARVTKVPPGALPTLLRVPDALFTRLAGAMLRIDPEARSSMAEDLDAGRRTEVEFLNGAVVRLAERAGVDAPVNRAVVALVHAAEEHGAPALTGEQLLAEVTR
- a CDS encoding FAD-binding dehydrogenase; amino-acid sequence: MDADVIVVGSGLAGLVATAELADAGKSVILLDQEPEASFGGQAFWSFGGLFLVNSPEQRRMGIRDSHDLAWQDWLGTAGFDREDEDTWARRWAEAYVDFAAGEKRSWLRSTGIGLFPLVNWAERGGYDATGHGNSVPRFHITWGTGPGVIAPFVRRVRAAGNVELRFRHRVDLLLTDNGAVTGVSGSILAPDDARRGAPSSREVVGDFALRAQAVIVTSGGIGGNHDLVRANWPTRLGEPPKSLLTGVPAHVDGRMLGITESAGGRVVNRDRMWHYTEGITNWDPVWPSHGIRILPGPSSLWFDATGKRLPVPLFPGFDTLGTLEHITRTGHDHTWFVLTQKVIEKEFALSGSEQNPDLTGKDVRLLLQRVRPGAPGPVEAFKKNGVDFVVADNLPELVAGMNKLTGTALLDAADIERQVMARDREMANPYTKDLQITALRGARAYRGDRLIRVASPHRFLDPSAGPLIAVKLHILTRKTLGGLQTDLSGRVLGADGAPIDGLYAAGEVAGFGGGGMHGYRALEGTFLGGCLFSGRTAGRAAASAVG